The Triticum aestivum cultivar Chinese Spring chromosome 6D, IWGSC CS RefSeq v2.1, whole genome shotgun sequence genomic sequence CGGAATCAGTCGAGGACAGGTTTGAGGGCCGGATCCCCATCCCGCGCACGGAGCGCGTCGTGGCGCCAGACCTGACGGCGATGCCCACCGCGCGGCGAGTCCGGTTTGCCGCCCGGCGATGGATCCAAGCGGCGTCGGCCCCCCGTGCAGCCCCGACGACGGATCCGAGGGCGACGCCCGACCCCCGACCCCCTGTGCTAGCCGCCCTCCACTTCGCCACCCGCCGGATCCAGCTCCTCCACTTCGCGACCTCGTCGGCGTCGTCGGGCTCGGGCAGCTCCTGGGCATGAGGAGGTCCAGCCCGGCGCCATTCCTATGTGCATGACAGGAGACGGTGGCTGGAACCGCCGGGGTACGGTGATGAACGCAGCCCTGTGCGCACAGCTCCACGCGCGCCCGCCGCGTCCTACCGCACCGCGCCGCCAGGCTCGGCCACGACTAGCCACCTCGCCGGCTGCGGCAAGCCACGTCCAGCTCCTCCCGGCGCGCTTCCCATCCTCCTCCCGTATCCTGCTCAACGCCGCGCTCGCCGCCAGCTGCGGCCGGAGCCACGCGCGCGGCCCTGCTCGGCCACGACCAGCCACCTCGCCAGCTGCGTCCATGGCTGCGCCGCCACCTCATGCCGGGTCCGACACCATCAGCTGACGGCGACCCTGCACGGGCTCCTGGATGAGCAGCTCGAGCTCcgtgatggagatggagatggccacGGCGGTGCACGAGAGGTGTTTGTAAGAATGCTTGAGAAAGAGAGAGGAGCAAACCCACTGATGGGTGGGTCCTACGTCTAGCTTAACGGGAGCCACACTTTCTAACGACGTGTGAGGAGCACCGTCTGTACCCAGGCCACATGGCACCTGACAATGGGACCTAGCGGTCAGATTTTCACTCAAACAGCTCTAATTGCTCATTCAGTGTTTTTTGAAAACTGTCACCACAATGTTGGTGGTTTTAAAAAAAAAAATGAATGGTGGCGGTTTTCTGAGTTAGGGTCTCCAATTATGGTGGTTTTTTACAATTTACTCGAGAAAGATAGGGGGTTCCAAAAAGTATCTTCAAGGCTTACCTTCTGAACAACACCTATTGCTGCTTGCAGTGGAGTTAGATAATCATAAGGGATCTGGACAAATAGAACCATTATCACTGTAACTCTAGAAGTAGGACATATACAGATATAATACTACTTAAAAATAAAGTGAAAAAAAAATGTTACTGACAACAACAATTGCAGTTACCTTGCCGGTTAGAAGCTCCCATAGAACAATACCAAAGCTAAAAACATCTGCCTTGTGATCATACGGCTTATGCTCTATGACCTGAAGTTAGATAGCACATACATGTTAGAATAGACAAAAAAATCACTACTGTTTTGTTATGACATGTATAAACATGACGGCACACCTCAGGGGCCATCCAACGGTAAGTTCCAGTCTCCGCAGTCATCACTCCGGAAGTATCTTTCACACGTGCGACACCGAAATCTGCAACCTTTACAACCTGAAAAGGATGCTCTTTTTAATTATAGAGTTTTAATTTAACTAACCTTGTTTTCATCCATGAGAAGATTATCAGTAGGAAAATTATCTGATAAAATGCATAGCATGATTTATAACACACCAACCTTGTTTTCATCCATGAGAAGATTTGCAGTCTTGAGATCTCGGTGAATTATGTTGTTCTGATGCAGGTAGCTCATTCCTTTAGAGATGTCTGTTGCCACTCTTAGTATTTCTGGGAGCTTGAAGGAACTGCCCTTTTTATGGAGGTAATCGTATACGCTCCCCCCTGACATGAAATCTAAAATACAGCAAAAGGGGGAGAAAGTGTCAAACACCGTTAGCATCATCTGCATGATAACAACTATAAGCATTAACCCCATTGTGACCTACCTGTTATAATATATAAGTTGGGCTGTCTTGTACAGGCACCGATAAACTGCACAACATTCCTGTGACGAACCTTTCTACGAGCATGGATTAAGCAATAAGTCTATAACTCTATATGGGCATAAGTATAATTGCCACTAATCTGGAGAAACAAATGGGAGATGGAGACTAAAATTTTAAGCTAACCTCATAATGTACACTTCCTGCGCAAAATCTCTGTACATATCTGCACTGATGCGCTCAGGTCTCACTACTTTAATGGCcacatcctggatgcagtatgaaCCACGGTACCTAAGAAACCAAAGAATAAAATGACATTCTGCCAGGTTTTGCAAGGTTCAACTGTTTTCACTCCACAAACAGTAACTTACAGGTCCCCGTTTGATCCAGATGCAACCTTGTTCCCAAACTTGAGCAGCTTCAGGTCTATTTCCCAAACATCTGCTCCATCGGATGGTATTTGCACACTGGTAGATGTGGGCCTACTCTCTCCACCTTGCAGGCCTTCCAATGAAGGTGATGATGCACTTGACACTGTACAAGCTTGTGCCTGTACACAACCCAATTTAGTATTACATAACATATGCTTGTTATTATCTGAGAAAACCACAATGCATGTCTGCACAACCTCTTAGGAGATTGTATTTTCTATTATTCAGGCAAAGTTAGCAAATTTACTGAAACCAAACAGGAGAGTGCTTATTATTCAGTTAGAGGTATTAAACTTCACACAAGAAGGCCAGACAGAAGCCTATACCTCAACACTGCGAAATTTCTCCATTATCTTCTCTTTCAGCTGTTTAGTCCCCTATGAGTGGCAGTAAAAGAGAATATATCAACACAAAAATTACAGAAATAGCAGCAAGGAAAAGAACGCGCTCTAATGTGCTGGAATCAGTTAGCTATTGCATACCACAAGACGCCAACCAGTGACAACGAATACATCCAGTGAGTAGCCATCGATTGTTGAAAATGCGTGTGCTTCTTGGATGTCAAGACCGAGCTCACCAAGCAAACAAGTCAGCTGTAAATGCACAAGTGTCAGTATCAGAATCCAACCAAGTGCTGAGTAGAGGACCTGGTCTGAAAGTAGTTTACAGTAAAGTTCAAGTGATTTCAGTACAATGACAATAATTTTGCTGCGTGTTAGAGAAAAGGTTATTTCAGTAAAAGCCTGTAGATTTCTGATGTCAATGCATCTTGATAGTTTGTTtcttatattttattttatttaaattcTTCTTCTATTCATTTATTTTTGCATGCCGTTTCTTACTGACTACTTGCCAGCTTCTGCATATACTGAATTTCATTTGCTGTGCTAAGAGCAGGTTGACCGACTCTGTAAATAAAAATATAAAATTGCAATGCCATGGCAGCAGCGGCCTATTTAGATGGGGATTATGCCTTGTCCTGGTACGTTTGTTTACCTGGCTAAGTAGCTTTGGCTTATCAGTTGATGCAAATGCTATCTCGTGCATTGGCCTGCAATGTTCAGAACAAAGAGAGAACTATTATCATCGTCattatcttatactccctccgtccggaaatacttgtcatcaaaatgaataaaaggggatgtatctagacgtattttagttctagatacatccctttttatccattttcatgacaagtatttccggacggagggagtagtataaatTTAGCAGCAGAGGGATAAATCAGGAGGAGGGTCAACTACACAGAAAAATATAAATGCACCGATTTATCCCTCTAAACAAATTCGCAATACGTTCGAGGACACAAATATCTTATAGTAAAAATTTAGCAGCAGATTTGCAACTAAACACTAATTATTTAGATTGTGGGGGTGTTTTTCCACTTCTACAACTGGAAAGCGGCACCAAATACCACTTCCAATGATTTGGCAAATAAAATCTAAGCAGATTATCATGGCTAACCTCTTTAAATGGAATAGCAACATTGTGAAGTACAATCATATTACTACACCTTCATACTGTATGACTGTAAGAAATATCATAATCAAAAAGCAATAAAGCACTTGAACTGAAAAAGAAATTATGTACCTGGAAACAAGGTGAACACTATTATCATCGTCGTTATTGGTGCTACCGACATCAGATTCATTTGCTTCGAGCGCTAGCGCCTCTAGATTGGAGGACGAGCCGAATGCAGGAGGAGGGTGAACCCTGAAGAATAATTGTGCAAACCATGCCACGTTAGCATACATGAGCAAATAAACAGGCCTCTGGCAGATATTCAGAGATTATACATACATTTGGTTAGGCAAGTGACTGGAAGCAACCATGTCCATCTCATGATCACAGGAATCATCCATATCACCATCAATAATTCTAGATACCTGAAGATGAAGCAGGAAACAGAGCACCTGCCTGTTAGGAAAATCATGGACAGAGACATGCAGAACACAATGTACAGTATGAAAACTGAATTTGTCAGAAGGTTCATGTCTTGACCCACACAAATTCAGTGTTAACTTAGAAAGATTGTGCTCTGCCGGAAAGACGTTACCTGTACAACGCGCACCGACAGGGCCGGCCGGCGCGCCGGGTCGCGCGCCTCCTCGAGCAGCCGCTGGTGCGTGACCACGTCCTCCGCCCTCTCCGCGTTCACATCCAGCGCGTACCTGCACAGAACAGTCGTCGCGCGCACGACGGACGGCGTCAGCAGGACAGCGTGCGGAGACCGGCAGTGCCGATCGGGAGGCGGGGGTGGAGGAGAAGGCTCACTCACCGGGCGGGGAGGCGGTGGAAGTGCGCCCAGAGCGCGTCCTGGAAGGCCGGCGAGATCTCGGCGCCGCCGGAGGCGCGGAGGCGGGCGAGCACCTCGTTGTACACCTCGAGGCGCCGGCCCTGCTTGTCCGTGCGCCGCCCGCCCGCGCCGACCTCCGGCTGCCGCGGCCGCGGCGGGGACGagtcggcggccggcggcggcgagggctccTCCACGGCCATCGGCGATCGATCCAACCAGGAGTCAGCGggcaggggcgggggcgggggggaGCTCACGAGATATAGACGACAGCCGTGCTCCTACTGCCGCTGCGCTGCTTGCATGGGAGGCGGTGGCGGGCCCGCACGTGAAGTGGCGGCGAGAAGAAAAGGCGAGCGCTTTATAGCGGTCGATCGATGCACGGGCGGCCAACTCGAACCGACGGGCGGATCAGAGATCAGAGAAGAAGAAGACAGCGGAGATGACGACGTCGCGAGTTCGGCAATGTTTCGGGCCGGGATTGAATCGATTTGATTTGCGTCCGGAGGAGGAAAGAGGTTGCGAGGTCCGATTCGTGCTGGGGAAGAAAAGTGGAGTAGATCGCGGGGCTTGATGCGCGCCGCGCCCCCTGATTTATGTCTGTCTTTACACGGATTGATTTGATTAAGGACCCTAAATTATTGTATGGGGCCAGATTGGGAGGCCCGTGACCGGGTTGGTAAAATAATGAGGAGGCCAAGTCAGATGTGATGCGGCGAGTGGAGGATGCGCACTGACAGCCCGTCGTTTCCTTCGCCCCGCTGAAACTAAACTAACACTAAGGCCATAAATCTAGGTATTTTTTTAGTCCTAACTTATAAGTCTCAATTCCCTAAAAAGTCCTTACCTGTTTGGTCTTATAAGTTCCTATAAGACCACATTACAACTATACGTACCTATAAGACTCTTTttaagagtcttatttcataagtctcaaatgcccactttaagtccttATAAGtctctcctgtttggtttagatgggacttatagagacttttttaaatcctaaaccaataagtccctgaaaacaaacaccctctaaaacTGCAGATAGTACTGTTGCCCTTCTGTCTATAGATCTCAGAAATTCTAATTTTTTTAATACCTTGATCGACCATGCTCACCGTGGACTAACAATCTATGGGACTTTGAAACTGGTACTCGCACTTTTCCGGATTTGTGGCGGGACTTCCAGTGATCTCGTTTAGTGGGAGAAGCCATTCCATCGACTATGAAAATATTTGTGGTGACTTCGTTAAGCCAAGATAATGTGCCGGTTCaatctttcgaaggtgctcatatggGGTAGGGCATGCCTGCATGGGCTCATAGGGGAGAGTGTGCGTGTGTATTTATGTGCGTCTAtgtctgtattgtgttaaaaaaatctTCATTGATTTCTTATTTTAAATCTTTTTTAAAATATATATCTTGATCAAGGAGTAGTGATTTTTTTCCGCCCTagagcaaagactcaaattatacaaccAACATTACAAAAAAGGCCCTGGGAAAAATATAAAGTCTGGACGGCGTCCGAAGATGTCGATGTTGGAGATTTGAGAGCCAAAGCTCACTTTGGCGCGACATCTACGACTTCAATGTTGGCGCCTAATAGACTAGAATCACACCAAGATTCAGATTCCAGACGGCGAACACACGAGCCCCTAGATCAAGTACTGATAAGGAAGAAAACGATCTCGCCAAGCGAGGATTTGAAGCACACTTTTTTGCCTTTGCCAGTCTTGTTGCCTGAGCCCCACACCACAAGCCCATCCAACACTAATGTGGCCGGTTTCATTTACTTGAAGCcatggtttttttttttttttttttagNNNNNNNNNNNNNNNNNNNNNNNNNNNNNNNNNNNNNNNNNNNNNNNNNNNNNNNNNNNNNNNNNNNNNNNNNNNNNNNNNNNNNNNNNNNNNNNNNNNNNNNNNNNNNNNNNNNNNNNNNNNNNNNNNNNNNNNNNNNNNNNNNNNNNNNNNNNNNNNNNNNNNNNNNNNNNNNNNNNNNNNNNNNNNNNNNNNNNNNNNNNNNNNNNNNNNNNNNNNNNNNNNNNNNNNNNNCTGCatttggacgatgcatgcagccattttattaattattcacaaaagtccttacaaagaaatacaacagtaagtctgaagccaccgtctaggcaacatctatcgctactcctatccagttgatgaagggatgctgatagtccgggcctaataacacagacctcgcagccaagcctaacatctaagacctgagaccccaacctagccacttgcgggtctggggcacacactggtccggtgtgctctcagaggccgccgtcGCCAACTGTCACCGCTCCATCTtaagaactgtactgatgcatcaaccttgctcggtctagctatcgtcgacgccaccacggcgcccaacagcACCTCCTCCCCACGCGtaaacagctgagcacgtcgcggtcgccactgatacacttCAGCACCATGCTgtcaagtaccaccagccgacacagcttgaagtttttggaagatctgtcatgcgtagcacctgccgaccaggcatgacaaagcgtagcacctgtcggtcaggcatgacttgacatctccaccgaagctccgtgcaagacgaagccgctccacctcctgcctctgacttccagcgctgctccacaaacgatgctcccaagagagaaacgacaccgcagtgccggcatcgtccgatctggaacaccagatcctagggtttcccccggagcagcacgagtgggtcgacagtagttacatgacgatgcctccatcaaggtaacggcgtagaacgccgccatcgcctatcgtcggctcggttttcaccggcaaccatgtctccccaactcgcagccgggactagatgatggatctcgagatccgatcaccaagcctctggccggccatCTCTGACGAAGAAGATGACGACCACCACTGGCCAGCGAGACGATGCGAGATGAAGTAGGGTGCTGCCAGCGTGCGTCCTGGCCAGCACCACCGGTGCTAGGCCTGTCCGGAACCACGCCCCATGGCCGAGGACAACAGCAAGCGCTGCCACGACGGGGACGCAGACCCGAAGCCTAGATCCAGCCCACCCACGCGCCGCCAAGTGGCCACCACCAAGCGCCGTTCAGGGGCAGCCCCGCCGCCGTGAGGGACGCTGCCCCACAGGCAGCAAGCGCCAGCCACCGGCGGAACACCGTCGCGCGCCACCGGCCGCCGTGAGATCTGCGTGAGGCAATGGCGAAACGACGaggacgccccgccgccaccttccctagGGACCGCACGGGCTTCGCCAGTgtcccctccggcggcggcgaagcgggggAGGAATGGGGAGGGGCGGCTGGCGGCGCGGTTAGGGTTTCCCCCGTGCGCCAGAGGCTGATGACGCCAATCTTTAaattgggggagaatttcacttccccggcctctgcaccaactagggatgcatacgtccattttagtatgagtaccaagataaataTGGTCCTCAaaattttttaaatgagtatcaagatattttttgatgagtgGTTCTACCACACATCAAACTTGATCCTCATAAATGGGGGAAAACCcatgtgcatcacctgtcaattctagaAATTGAACTCAGGTCGTTAGGCTGCACAATcgcatgcccaaccactgagccaaggctctctttgcaagccatggTTCTTATAGGATCTATAAAATTAAAAACGGAGTTCATACGAGAAGTCTAAACACAGAACCAAGGCTACAATTGAGCCAAAGTACATAAAACTCCTGGGGAAATATCACAACGCTGAGAACACAAATActcccttcgtaaactaatataagagtattactactttagttatctaaacactcttatgtTAGTTTACAGAGNNNNNNNNNNNNNNNNNNNNNNNNNNNNNNNNNNNNNNNNNNNNNNNNNNNNNNNNNNNNNNNNNNNNNNNNNNNNNNNNNNNNNNNNNNNNNNNNNNNNNNNNNNNNNNNNNNNNNNNNNNNNNNNNNNNNNNNNNNNNNNNNNNNNNNNNNNNNNNNNNNNNNNNNNNNNNNNNNNNNNNNNNNNNNNNNNNNNNNNNNNNNNNNNNNNNNNNNNNNNNNNNNNNNNNNNNNNNNNNNNNNNNNNNNNNNNNNNNNNNNNNNNNTGAGGATAAAGCCACTTGTCAATCTCAGTACACCATATCTCCACCTTTGCCAAGCCCTGAAGATCTCACTTGTTATTTGCCCTATCAGTCTTGTTCTCCACTTCAGCACTTCTAGACTATACTTCTTTACTTGCAAAGTTGATCGAGCATTAATTCAAAGAAAGCAAATGGATCAATGCAAAAGGATCATTGATCCTCTTATTATCActcaaacatactccctccgtatgtggtcatagtggaatctctacaaagacttatatttaggaacgtagGGAGTATGTCACTTCTACTCCTCCAAACTGTGCATGAAATA encodes the following:
- the LOC123143415 gene encoding serine/threonine-protein kinase STY46, which encodes MAVEEPSPPPAADSSPPRPRQPEVGAGGRRTDKQGRRLEVYNEVLARLRASGGAEISPAFQDALWAHFHRLPARYALDVNAERAEDVVTHQRLLEEARDPARRPALSVRVVQVSRIIDGDMDDSCDHEMDMVASSHLPNQMVHPPPAFGSSSNLEALALEANESDVGSTNNDDDNSVHLVSRPMHEIAFASTDKPKLLSQLTCLLGELGLDIQEAHAFSTIDGYSLDVFVVTGWRLVGTKQLKEKIMEKFRSVEAQACTVSSASSPSLEGLQGGESRPTSTSVQIPSDGADVWEIDLKLLKFGNKVASGSNGDLYRGSYCIQDVAIKVVRPERISADMYRDFAQEVYIMRKVRHRNVVQFIGACTRQPNLYIITDFMSGGSVYDYLHKKGSSFKLPEILRVATDISKGMSYLHQNNIIHRDLKTANLLMDENKVVKVADFGVARVKDTSGVMTAETGTYRWMAPEVIEHKPYDHKADVFSFGIVLWELLTGKIPYDYLTPLQAAIGVVQKGIRPTIPKDTNPKLAELLQKCWHRDSAERPDFSQILEILQRLSKEVGTDGDGRQKTKSGFLSALKRSH